CGTCGGGAGCCCCTCGGCTCGAACCACCATTCATGGGGGAGGCCTCAGAGGGGGCCGTCGAGGCCCCCTCTGATTGTCCTACGGCCACCAGAGGTAGAGGAAGCGCGGGCCCGGTCCGAGCAGGAGCGAGGACACCTCGGCGAGCGAGGACGCGAGCGGCTCGGCCGTGCGGGCCGTGGCGTAGACCGTGGCGCGGTACTGGCGGGGTCGGTGGTACATGACCACCCGCGCCTCGCTCAGCCCGGCGGCCCTGCGGGCGGCGACGAGGGCCTCCTCCAGATAACCGACCTGGTCCACCAGCCCCAGGCTTCTGGCCTGCTCCGCCGTGAAGACCCGTCCATCGGCGAGCTCCCGGACCTTCTCCGGCGGGAGCCTTCGCTCCTTCGCGATCAGGCCGACGAACCGCCCGTGAAGGTCGTCGATGATCGCCTGGAAGATCCGGCGCTCCTCCTCGCTGAGCCCCCGAAATGGCGATCCCATGTCCTTCTTCGCTCCCGACTTGATCGTGAGCGGCGCCACCCCGACCTGCTTGAGGAGCCCCTCGGCGTTGACCGTGAGCATCATCACGCCGATGGAGCCCGTGACCGTGGTGGGATGCGCAACAATCGTGTCGGCGGCCAGCGCGACGTAATAGCCGCCTGACGCGCCCACGTCCATGATGGTCGCCACCACGGGAACCTTGCGCCGGGCCTTGAAGGCGGACAGCTCGCGGTAGAGGATGTCGGTGGCCGTCACGGTGCCGCCCGGGCTGTTGATCTTGACGACCAGGGCCCGCACGGCGTCGTCTTCCTCCGCCTTCTTCAGCTCTTCGCGCACGCGGGCGAGGAGCGGCACGCGCGGCGGTGCCTGCCCGATCGTGAGAGTGGGGGCCTCGCTCAGGACGCCGGAAAGATCGACGAGGAGGATCTTCGAGCTGCCCGTCCCTTCCACGGTGCTCTCCTGGAGCGGCTGGATGCGCGGGGTCAAGTCGATGGAGAGCACGGAGCATCCGGTGAGGAGCGAGATCAGGACGGGCACTCCGAGCACGCGCATGAACCCAGTATACGGAGCGCGCCGTGGCCCCACAAGCTGCCCGAAACCTCGCCGGAGCCCCTGGCGGACGCGGACGATCGGCGTATCATATGGAAGTCCCGGTTCACCCACGGGCGCGTCGGGTGAGAACAGGAGGCACGCTTGTGAGATACATCGTGAGACCCGAGGAGGTTGCGACGTACTCGCCGCCGCTCCACGCGGGAACGGTGAACCGCCGTCTCGTCGGTAAGGACGTCAACGGCTCCCGGGCCGTGGAGGTCGTGCTGGGCGTCGTCGAGCCGGGCGGCGTGGCCGAGCGTCACACCCATGAGGTCGAGCAGGCCATGTACGTCCTGGAGGGCCGTGCCCTGGTCGAGGTGCTCGAGACCAAGCAGGAAGTGGGACCCGGAACCGCCTGCTTCTTCCCGCCCGGGGTCGCCCATCGGGTGGAGTCCCTCGGCCCGGGCCCGCTCAAGGCGCTCGTGATCTACGCGCCGCCCCTGGAGCGCTCCACCGCCCCGCAGCCTTTCAAGCCGGCCTGATCGTCGGGGAACCGAGCGTGCTCACGTTCGAGGACGTCGAAGCAGCGGCGCGCCGGCTCGCCGACTGGATCCACCGCACACCCGTCATCACCTGCCGCTCCTTCGACGACGCGGTCGGGGCGTCGGTCTTCTTCAAGTGCGAGAACCTCCAGCGCGCCGGATCGTTCAAGATCCGCGGGGCGCTGAACAAGCTCCTCACCCTCTCCGCGGCGGAACGCCGGCGCGGGGTCGTGAGCTTCTCGTCGGGGAACCACGCCCAGGGGGTCGCGCTCGCCGCCCGGTTGGTTGCCACGTCCGCGGTCATCGTGATGCCGACGGACGCGCCGTCCCTGAAGGTCGCGGCCACGCGGCACTACGGCGCCGAGATCGTCTTCTACGATCGGCAGCGCGAGGATCGGGAGGCCATCGCGACGGAGATCGCCCGACAGTCGGGTCGAGTCGTGGTCCCGCCGTACGATGACTACGCGATCATGGCCGGCCAGGGGACCGCGGCGATCGAGCTGCTCCGTGATGTGCCGTCGCTGGATGCCCTCCTGACGCCCGTCGGGGGCGGCGGCCTCCTGGCGGGGTGCAGCACGGTGGCGAAGGCGCTCGCTCCGGGTGTTCGCCTCTACGGCGTGGAGGCGGAGACAGCCAACGATACCTGGCTCTCGTTCCAGAAGGGCGAGCGGGTCCGGATTCCACCGCCGCCCACCATCGCCGACGGCATCCGCAACCTCAGCCCCGGGGAGCTGACCTTCCCCATTCTCCGGAAGCACGTCGAGGAGATCCTGCTGGTCTCCGACGAGGCGATCAGGGAGGCGGTCGGCTTCCTCCTCTTCCGTGCGAAGCTCCTGGTCGAGCCGACCGGTGCGGTGCCCGCGGCGGCCCTCCTGGCCGGCAAGCTGCCGCTCGAGCGCGGCGCGCGCGTGGGCGTGGTGCTCTCGGGTGGAAACATCGATCCGGCGCTCCTGGCGGAGGTGGTCCGGCTCCGCTGAGAGCGATGGGCGCCGCGTGGTCCGCCAGCGCGCGACGTCTGCTCCACGCTTCTCCCCGGTCGCATCGGATGCCGACCGAGTTCCGCCGTTTTGGGCATTTTCGCCTTGACACCGGGTAGCCGGCCCCGATAGGTTGTCGGCCATGGGGCATGAAAGGGACAGACCAGCGACAGAGGCGTCCCCGGGTAAGCCCGGTAAACGGAGAACGGCGATGAAACCCTCAGCGTTGTCCCTGGCCGCGCAAGGGGTCTACTACAAGGTCCTGGTCGCCTACTCGCTGATGTCGCTGCTCCCCATCCTGATCACGCTCTACCTCGGGTTCACCCACGTCCTTCCGAAGATTCCTGACGAAGACCGACTCGCATTCACCGACCCCATCGTCCAGGCGGTGATCTGGACCATCGTGCTGTTCCCCCTGTTCGGCCTCTTCATCGTCGTCACGATTGCCAAGCGCGTCGAGCAGCTCGCCAAGGCGATCCGCGCCATGGAGGTGAAACCGCCGGCGGAGGCGGCGAGCCCGCCTCTGCCCGAGCCGGAATCGCAAGACGAGATCGAGGTGCTGTCGAAGCAGTTCCAGGAGATGCGGCGGATGATCTCGGTGCAGATCTCGCAGCTCGACGACCTGAAGTCGAAGCTTGACGACTCGAACGTGAAGGTCCTGGAGGCCAACAGGCAGCTCAAGGAGCTGTCGATCCGCGACGGGCTCACCGGCCTCTTCAACCGGCGCTACTTCGACGGGCGTCTCGAGGAGGAGATCCAGCGGGCACGGCGGTACGGCCGGAAGTTCGCACTCGAGATGGTCGACATCGACCGGTTCAAGGAGCTGAACGATAAGTACGGTCACACGTGCGGGGACGAGATCCTGAAGCAGATCGCCCGGATCATGACGGAGGTCACGCGGGACAGCGACATCGTGTGCCGCTACGGCGGCGAGGAGTTCTCCATCCTCCTGATCGAGGTCGACGAGGCGAGCGCGCAGAACCACGCCGAGCGGCTGCGGGAAACCGTTGCGTCGTATATGTTCAACAACGGCCCCGGGCCCCTCAACGAGCGCGTGACGGTCAGCGTGGGGGTCGCGTTCTTCCCGCGGGATGCGACTGACCAGCGGGTGCTGGTCGAGAGCGCGGACAGCGCCCTCTACGCGGCCAAGCGGGGGGGCAGGAACCAGGTGAGGGGCTCCAGCGAGCTGCCGAAACAGCAGGATCGAGTTCCCTAGCGGCCGTGCGCCGCTAGCTCGCCATCACGGTGCGCTCCCGGGCCCACTCCCGGAGCGCGGCGATTTCCTCCTTCCGGGTCACCGCGAGGGGTTTGGTGGCAGCCAGCTCTTCGAGCAGGAATCGGGTGCTGAGCTCGGTGCCGTGGGAGAAAGCGGTGTAGAGCGCGGAGACGATGGCCTGCTCGATCTCGGCCCCGCTGTACCCCTCCGAGGCGTCGGCGAGCGCGTCCAGATCGAAGGCCGAGGGGTCCCGGTTTCGTTTCTTCAGGTGGACGGCGAAGATTTCCCCGCGCTCTTCCCGGTTCGGCAGGTCGATGAAGAAGATCTCGTCGAAGCGCCCCTTCCGCATGAGTTCCGGCGGGAGCTGCGAGAGCTGGTTGCAGGTGGCGACGACGAAGACGGGGGCCTTCCGGTCCTGGAACCAACCCAGGAGCCGGGCGAAGATCCGCTTCGAGAGGCCGGCATCCGCCTCCGAGCTGCCGACGTACGCGAGGCCCTTCTCGATCTCGTCGATCATCAGCACGCACGGGGCCATCCGCTCGGCCATCCGGAGGGCCTTGTCCAGGTTCTTCTCCGACTCCCCCACATACTTGTCGTAGAGCCGTCCCGGCTCGAGCCTGAGGAAGGGGAGCCCCCACGCCTTGGCGACGGCCTTGGCGACCAGGCTCTTTCCGGATCCCTGGACCCCGAGCAGGAGGATGCCCCTGGGCGGCTCGATCCCGAACTGCCTGGCTTCGGGCTCGAGGGCCTTCCGCCGTTTCTCCAGCCACTGCTTGAGATTCCGAAGCCCGCCGATCTGCGCCAGGTCCTCCTCCGGCGGGACGTACTCCAGGAGCCCTTCCTTCTCCAGCAGGCCCTTCTTGATCTCGGTGATCAGCTCGAGGTCCTTTCGGGTGAGGGCCAGATCCTGGAGGATGGCTCGCGTCACGGCGCGCTCCGCCTCGAAGAGGGTGAAGCCCTTCAGGCTGGCCGCCAGCAGGTCGAACTCCTCCGGCGAGAGGTCCACCGCGATCGTGTGCTGGCGCGAGAGGTCCCTGACCACGCGTTTCACGAGGCCCTTCAGCTCCTCGACGCCCGGAAGGTCGAGTCTGAAGAAGGCGGCGAACTTCTCGAGCTCGGCGGGGAGGGTCACGCGGGCGGCGGACAGGACGACCGCCCGGCGATCCTTCGCGAAGGACCGGGCCAGGTCCTGGAGCTTGCGGGCAACATCGGCCTCGCCCAGGTGGCGGTGCAGGTCCTTGAAGAGATAGAGCCCGTCGCCCTTGATCGCCGCCAGGTTGCCGAGCGCTTTGATCGGGAGCTGGCTGTCGTAGATGGCGTTGTCGGCACCGTGGCGGCGCAGCCCTTCGGTGATGGTCCACACGAAGAGGGGAATTCCGAGCTTGGCTGCGAGCCGTTGAAGGGCCTGCTCGAGCCGCTCTTCTTCATAGGTCTCGACCGCTATAATCGGGTAGCGGGAGCGGATGAGGAGTTCGAGGTCCTTCGTGAAGTCCATGCCCCGGCCCGTTCCGGTTTGCGTATCAACGATCATAACAGAGGACCATTGGCTCGGCCGCACGGGAGTTTTCGTTTGGTGACCGCCGGCTCGCCGACCGCTCGTCGAACGGCCTGATGGACTGTCCGAGGTGCGCGCGGCGCCTGGACGAGGTGTACGCGCCCGAAGGGGTCGTCGTCGACTTCTGCTCCGGGTGCAGAGGGGCCTGGTACGACAAGGGCGAGCTGGTCTTCCTGTCGAAGCATCCCCGCCGGCTGAAACCGCTCCTGGAGACGGCGCTCCTTTCGCCCAAGGCATCCGAGCTTGCCTGCCCCCGCTGCCGCGTCCCCATGGAGACAGGCGGCCTCGGCGCGCCGGACCTGCTCGTTGACCGTTGCCGAAGCTGCGGGGGCCTCTGGCTCGACGCCGGCGAGCGAGCGCGGCTCGACAAGGCCGTGGCCACGAAGCTCGCGGCCGGTCTGGACCGCGCCGAGCGCGTCTCGACCGGAACGGCGACGGAGACCGAGGGCGCCGGCGCGCGGCCGGTGAGGATCCCTCTCCCTTCACTTCCCAACCTGGCCCTCCGATCGACCGCGGTGCTCCTCTCGCTCTACGCGATGGTCTTCCTGGTGCTCCTCCTCGCGGTGGAAGCTTTCGGGGCGGGGCTCGGGCTCGCCGTGCTCGCCGCCCTCGCCGTGATCACGGTCCAGTACCTCGCCGCCCCCTTCGTGATGGACCTGTTCCTGAGGCACCTGCAATCCACCCGCTGGGTCTCCGCGGAGGAGCTGCCGCCGCACCTGGCGGCGTTCATCGAGACGATCTGCCAGGCGCGGAAGGTCCGCTTCCCCCGGGTCGGGATCATCCACGACGGCAACCCGAACGCGTTCACCTACGGCCACCACCCGGGGAACGCCCGCTTGATCCTGACGTCGGGCCTCATCGAGATGCTGGACGAGGACGAGCTCCGTGCCGTGGTCGGCCACGAGCTGGGGCACGTGCTGCACTGGGACATCCTGGTGATGACGCTGGCCTCGCTGGCGCCGATCCTCCTCTACTATCTCTACCGGATCCTGGGGCGCGCGCGCTCGCGCGGGAAGGGGGACTGCCGGGCGCTCGTCGCGCTCGTCTGCTACGTCTTCTATCTCATCTCCGAGTACCTCGTGCTCTTCCTCTCCAGGGCCCGTGAATACTACGCCGACCGCTTCTCGGGCCAGATCACGCGCGCGCCCAACGTCCTCGCCCGGGCCCTGGTCAAGATCGCCTACGGCCTCGCCGCGGCCCGGCCTGAGGAGGCGGCGGCGAAGGCCGAGTCTCCGCTGAGGGCCGTGGCCCCGCTCGGGATCTTTGACCCGCACGCGGCGCTCCATCTGGCCGTCGCCAGCGGTGCGCGCGGCTTCAGCCCGGAGGACGTCGTCGGAGCGATGCAGTGGGACCTCTGGAACCCGTGGGCCGGCTTCTACGAGCTTGCCTCCACGCACCCCCTTCCGGCCAAACGGATCAAGGCGCTCGGCGACCTGGCGTCCCATTACGGCGAGCGGCCCCTCGTCGACTTCAAGCTCGCCCGACCGGAGAGCTACTGGGACGAGTTCCTCACGGATCTCGCCGTCATGGGCCTGCCCGTCCTTCTCCCGGCCGCGGTCCTGGTCTTCCTGGGTCTCGGCCTCGGCGCGGGAGCGTACGGGTTCGCCATTGCCGCCTTCGGAATCGGGGCGCTCGTCAGGAGCTTCGTCACGTACCCGGGTGGCCTCTCCCCCTACGTCAGCGTGGCCGGGCTCCTGAAGAAGGTGAAGGTGTCTGCCGTGCGGGCCTACCCGGTGACCCTCACGGGACGAATCATCGGGCGCGGGATCCCCGGCCTGATCTACTCGGAGGACCTGGTCCTCCAGGACGCGACGGGCTTTATCTTCCTCGACTACCGCCAGCCCTCCCGGCTCCTCGACTTCTGGTTCGGGCTGTTCCGGACGCCGGGCCTGATCGGGCAGGAGGCGGTCGTGAGGGGATGGTATCGGCGGGCGCCGGTCCCCTACGTCGAGATGAAGCGGATCGAGTACGCGGGGGGCGCCCACGGCTGCTACACCTACCACGCTAAGCTGATCCTCGCGCTCCTGGTGATCGCGATCGGGATCGGCGTGATGGCGCTCGGGTAGGCCGCGCCGGCCGGTTACGCCGTGCTCACCCGATCGCTCAGCTCGTCCGTGTCGTCCGGGCGGCGCGGGAAGTGCTGCTGCAGTACGTCGGCGGTTTGCGCGATCGCGGCGAGAAGCGCCTCGCGGGGCCGCTGGCTGCGGAGTTGCTCGACCATGAGGTCGCGCACGCTCGCCCAGTGGTCGTCGCCGACCCGGGCGTGGATCCCTTCGTCGCCGACGATCGCGAGCCGCCGATCCCGGACGGCGAGGTAGATCAGCACGCTGTTTCGCTCGCGCGTCCGGTGCATGCCGAGCCGCGCGAAGACATCGCGGGCACGGGCCAGGGGGTCGGCCGGCTCGCGCCAGCGCCGCCGCGGGACGCGCCGCTCGAGGTGGACGCGGATCTCTCCCGAGGTGCGGCGCTCGGCGCTCTGGATGGCGCGGGCGATGGCGTCCAGGTGCTCGTCGCTCAGGAGCCGTCGAATCCAGCGCGGGTGGCGCGTCATCACCAGCTCCCGCTCGCGCCCCCGCCGCCGAAGCTCCCGCCGCCGCCCGAGAAGCTCCCTCCCGAGGAGCTGCCTCCGCTGGAGAAGCCGCTCCCCCATGAGGTCCCGCTCGAGCCTGACGACGATCCGCCCCATCGGCGTTCCGAGGACCACCCCTCGCGGCCGACCGTATATGCGACCTGTCGCATCGCCCTGATCGGGAGAACGACGAACAGCCCGATGAAGAGCGCGAAGAAGCCCCCGAAGAGGATCACCGCCATCCCCCAGAACAGGAGCTGGGCCCAGAAGGGAGGAGGTTCTGGCTGTGGGGCTGCCGACTGCGCGGGCCGAGCCTTCGCCGCGGTCACGCGCTCGAAGACCGCGTTGACCGCCGCTTCGAGGCCGGCGGCGTACCGGCGCTCGCGGAAGCGCGGCGCGATCGCCTCCTGGATGATCCGGCCGGCGACGGCGTCGGGGATGGCCGCTTCGAGCCCGTACCCGACCTCGAGCCTGAGCTTTCGGTCGTTGACGAACACGAGCAGGATCGCGCCGTTGTCGAGGCCCTTCTGGCCGATCCGCCACTTGTCGGCGAGGCGGATCGAGAAGTCCTCCAGGTTCTCGCCCCGGAGCGAGCGGAAGATGGCGATGACCATCTGGGCCCCCGTTGCGCGCTCGCGCTCGGCCAGGAGGTCCTCGAGGCGGTTGCGGTCGGCGGCGGTCAGGAGCTTCGCGTAGTCGTTGACGCGGGCCGTCGGAGCGGGAGGGACGACGAGGGCGAGAGCGAGGAGGGTGGCGAACAGCAGGCTAGAATTTCACTTTCGGCGGGGTCGCGGCGTCGGGAGCGGCTTCGAAGTACGCTTTGGGCTGGAGGCCGGAGAAGCCCGCGACCACGTTCTCCGGGAAGAGCTTCAGGCGCGTGTTGTAGTCACGGACAGCCTCGTTGAAGCGGCGCCGCTCCACCGCGATCCGGTTCTCGGTGCCCTCGAGCTGGGTCTGGAGGGCCAGGAAGTTCTGGTTGGATTTCAGCTGGGGGTACCGCTCGACCACGACCAGCAGCCGGCCCAGCGCGCCCGACAGCGCGTCCTGGGCCGCCTGGAACTGCTGGAGGGCCTTGGGGTCGGTGAGCGCCTCCGCGGGAACCTGGACGCGGGTCGCGCTGGCGCGCGCCTTCGTGACCTCTTCGAACACCGTGCGCTCCTGCGCCGCGAAGCCGCGGACGGTCTCAACCAGGTTCGGGATCAGGTCGGCGCGGCGCTGGTAGACGTTCTGGACCTGAGCCCACTTCTCGTTCACGTTCTGTTCCAGGCGGACGAACTGGCGGCTGACCGTCAGGGCCCAGCCGGCTGTCCCGACGACGAGCACGGCTACGACGATGAGCGCGACGAGGATCCCGCGCGCCATGGCTGTCATTATAGCCGACCTGGCTCCACCGCTCCGGTGCTTGCCTCGCGTGACTGCTGGCGGTGCATCAGCGCCGGTGGAAGGCCGGGATCACCTCCTCGGCCAGGCGCTGGAGCTGCTCGAGCATGAGCGCGGGCGGGCAGAGGGGTCGGAGGACGAACTTGGAGCCTCCGCCTGCGACGTAGTCCTCGAGCTTCGCGGCCACGACCTCGGGAGGGCCGAACGCCGTCGACGCGCGGAGGGTGGCCTCGTCCACGCGGCCCCGCGGGATGTAGGGGTCGGCGAGGCGCCAGGCGTTCTCGGGCGAGTCGGTCAGGAAGTAGTTCACGAGCGCCCCGAAGTGATCGGCCGGGACCTCGCGCCCGGCCTCCCTCGCGTAGCGCTGGACGTGCTCGACCCCGCGGCCGAAATCTCCCGGGGCGATGAACGACGGAATCCAGCCGTCGCCGAGCCTGCCCGCCCGGCGCAGCGCCGCCGCGCTCTTGCCGCCGATCCAGATGGGAGGCGGAGTCTGGACCGGTTTGGGGAAGATGCTCACGCGCTCCAGGCGGTAGAACTCCCCCTGAAACGTGACCTCGTCCTCGAGCCAGAGCCGCCGGATGACCTCGATGGCCTCGTCGGTCCGCCGGCCGCGCTCCTTGAAGGGCACCCCTGAGGCCTCGAACTCGCGCGGCAGCTCGACGCCGACGCCGACGGCCGGGAGGAGGCGCCCGCCCGACAGGTAATCGATCGTCGCGAGCTCCTTGGCCACCACGACCGGCGTCCTGAAGGGAAGGACCAGCACGCTCGGGCCGAACTTGAGGCGTTCGGTCCGGGCCGCGACGGCGGCCAGGGTCGTCAGGGGCTCCGGCACCGGGATGGGTGACGAGAGTCGGTCGGAGAACCAGAGCGAGTCGATACTCGAGTGCTCGCAGAGATCGACGAGTTTCCAGAGAAACCCGGTGCCGTCCGCTCCCGACGGCCAGGGCCCCGGCATGATCCCGATCCGGTATTTGATTTCCACGCCGGCATGGTACCACTTTTTTCTTTGGGTTTGACACCCCGCGCTGGCGCGCTTAGTATGAACGGTGGTTCAGTCGCCTGCCATGCGTGATCCGGACAAGCATCAGCAGATCATCGAGGCTGCCGTCCGGGTGTTTGCCCGGAACGGCTACTACAACTCCCGGGTCTCCGACATCGCCCGGGAGGCCGGGATCGCGAGCGGCACCATCTACCTCTACTTCAGGACCAAGAACGACATCCTGGTCACGCTCTTCCGCGAGAAGATGGCGGCCTTCGTGGCCCACCTCCGCAAAGCCATCGAGGCCGAGCCCGATGCGGTCGCCAAGCTCCGTCGCCTCGTGGCGCTGCACTTCAAGATCCTGGAGGCCGACCCGGAACTGGCGGAGGTGGTGCAGGTGGAGCTCCGCCAGGGGCACAAGTTCTTCCGCGGCGCCTCGGCGGCCGAGGTCGGCGCGTACTTCTCGCTGATTGCCTCGGTCCTCGAAAACGGGATCGAGTCCGGCCTGTTCAGGAAGGACCTTCCCGTGAAGGTTGCCACGAAGGTCCTCTTCGGCGCCATGGACCAGATGGCCACGAGCTGGGTGCTGGGCAAGCGGACCTACCGCCTGAGCGAGACCTCGACTACTGTGGCTGACCTGTTTCTCCGGGGAATTTCTGCACGAGAGGAGCCATTATGGCCTACGAAACCGTGATCCTCACGCGGGAGGAGCCGTTCGCGGTCCTGACGCTGAACCGGCCGCCCGCCAACGCCATCAACGACCAGCTGGTCAGGGAATCGAACGCCGCCCTTGACGAGGTGGAGAAGGACCCCGGGGTCCTGTCGCTCATCATCACAGGGGCGGGAGATCGGATCTTCTGCGCCGGCGCCGACCTGGGCTCGGCTTTTCTGGGGAGCGTAGAGGAATTTATCAAGTTTGGCAACCACGTGCTGCGGCGGATCGAGCGCTTCGCCAAGCCGGTCATCGCGGCGATCAACGGTCATGCTCTCGGCGGCGGCTGCGAGATCGCGATGGCCTGCCACCTCCGGGTCATGAAGGAGACCGCGCGCATCGGCCAGACCGAGTCCAACCTCGGCATCATCCCCGGCTATGG
This portion of the Candidatus Rokuibacteriota bacterium genome encodes:
- the sppA gene encoding signal peptide peptidase SppA gives rise to the protein MRVLGVPVLISLLTGCSVLSIDLTPRIQPLQESTVEGTGSSKILLVDLSGVLSEAPTLTIGQAPPRVPLLARVREELKKAEEDDAVRALVVKINSPGGTVTATDILYRELSAFKARRKVPVVATIMDVGASGGYYVALAADTIVAHPTTVTGSIGVMMLTVNAEGLLKQVGVAPLTIKSGAKKDMGSPFRGLSEEERRIFQAIIDDLHGRFVGLIAKERRLPPEKVRELADGRVFTAEQARSLGLVDQVGYLEEALVAARRAAGLSEARVVMYHRPRQYRATVYATARTAEPLASSLAEVSSLLLGPGPRFLYLWWP
- a CDS encoding TPM domain-containing protein; its protein translation is MTRHPRWIRRLLSDEHLDAIARAIQSAERRTSGEIRVHLERRVPRRRWREPADPLARARDVFARLGMHRTRERNSVLIYLAVRDRRLAIVGDEGIHARVGDDHWASVRDLMVEQLRSQRPREALLAAIAQTADVLQQHFPRRPDDTDELSDRVSTA
- a CDS encoding M48 family metalloprotease — protein: MDCPRCARRLDEVYAPEGVVVDFCSGCRGAWYDKGELVFLSKHPRRLKPLLETALLSPKASELACPRCRVPMETGGLGAPDLLVDRCRSCGGLWLDAGERARLDKAVATKLAAGLDRAERVSTGTATETEGAGARPVRIPLPSLPNLALRSTAVLLSLYAMVFLVLLLAVEAFGAGLGLAVLAALAVITVQYLAAPFVMDLFLRHLQSTRWVSAEELPPHLAAFIETICQARKVRFPRVGIIHDGNPNAFTYGHHPGNARLILTSGLIEMLDEDELRAVVGHELGHVLHWDILVMTLASLAPILLYYLYRILGRARSRGKGDCRALVALVCYVFYLISEYLVLFLSRAREYYADRFSGQITRAPNVLARALVKIAYGLAAARPEEAAAKAESPLRAVAPLGIFDPHAALHLAVASGARGFSPEDVVGAMQWDLWNPWAGFYELASTHPLPAKRIKALGDLASHYGERPLVDFKLARPESYWDEFLTDLAVMGLPVLLPAAVLVFLGLGLGAGAYGFAIAAFGIGALVRSFVTYPGGLSPYVSVAGLLKKVKVSAVRAYPVTLTGRIIGRGIPGLIYSEDLVLQDATGFIFLDYRQPSRLLDFWFGLFRTPGLIGQEAVVRGWYRRAPVPYVEMKRIEYAGGAHGCYTYHAKLILALLVIAIGIGVMALG
- a CDS encoding diguanylate cyclase; translation: MKPSALSLAAQGVYYKVLVAYSLMSLLPILITLYLGFTHVLPKIPDEDRLAFTDPIVQAVIWTIVLFPLFGLFIVVTIAKRVEQLAKAIRAMEVKPPAEAASPPLPEPESQDEIEVLSKQFQEMRRMISVQISQLDDLKSKLDDSNVKVLEANRQLKELSIRDGLTGLFNRRYFDGRLEEEIQRARRYGRKFALEMVDIDRFKELNDKYGHTCGDEILKQIARIMTEVTRDSDIVCRYGGEEFSILLIEVDEASAQNHAERLRETVASYMFNNGPGPLNERVTVSVGVAFFPRDATDQRVLVESADSALYAAKRGGRNQVRGSSELPKQQDRVP
- a CDS encoding cupin domain-containing protein is translated as MEVPVHPRARRVRTGGTLVRYIVRPEEVATYSPPLHAGTVNRRLVGKDVNGSRAVEVVLGVVEPGGVAERHTHEVEQAMYVLEGRALVEVLETKQEVGPGTACFFPPGVAHRVESLGPGPLKALVIYAPPLERSTAPQPFKPA
- a CDS encoding TetR/AcrR family transcriptional regulator, whose translation is MRDPDKHQQIIEAAVRVFARNGYYNSRVSDIAREAGIASGTIYLYFRTKNDILVTLFREKMAAFVAHLRKAIEAEPDAVAKLRRLVALHFKILEADPELAEVVQVELRQGHKFFRGASAAEVGAYFSLIASVLENGIESGLFRKDLPVKVATKVLFGAMDQMATSWVLGKRTYRLSETSTTVADLFLRGISAREEPLWPTKP
- a CDS encoding TPM domain-containing protein — translated: MLFATLLALALVVPPAPTARVNDYAKLLTAADRNRLEDLLAERERATGAQMVIAIFRSLRGENLEDFSIRLADKWRIGQKGLDNGAILLVFVNDRKLRLEVGYGLEAAIPDAVAGRIIQEAIAPRFRERRYAAGLEAAVNAVFERVTAAKARPAQSAAPQPEPPPFWAQLLFWGMAVILFGGFFALFIGLFVVLPIRAMRQVAYTVGREGWSSERRWGGSSSGSSGTSWGSGFSSGGSSSGGSFSGGGGSFGGGGASGSW
- a CDS encoding LemA family protein, with protein sequence MARGILVALIVVAVLVVGTAGWALTVSRQFVRLEQNVNEKWAQVQNVYQRRADLIPNLVETVRGFAAQERTVFEEVTKARASATRVQVPAEALTDPKALQQFQAAQDALSGALGRLLVVVERYPQLKSNQNFLALQTQLEGTENRIAVERRRFNEAVRDYNTRLKLFPENVVAGFSGLQPKAYFEAAPDAATPPKVKF
- a CDS encoding enoyl-CoA hydratase/isomerase family protein, with product MAYETVILTREEPFAVLTLNRPPANAINDQLVRESNAALDEVEKDPGVLSLIITGAGDRIFCAGADLGSAFLGSVEEFIKFGNHVLRRIERFAKPVIAAINGHALGGGCEIAMACHLRVMKETARIGQTESNLGIIPGYGGTQRLPRLIGRTKALEYLIFGTQIPASEALQLGLVNRLSKEGETLADAKALARQIAKRAPIATRLIVRAVDDGLNTDIDHGLEAETRAFVEVLRTEDAAEGIQAFFQKREAQFKGR
- a CDS encoding pyridoxal-phosphate dependent enzyme; amino-acid sequence: MLTFEDVEAAARRLADWIHRTPVITCRSFDDAVGASVFFKCENLQRAGSFKIRGALNKLLTLSAAERRRGVVSFSSGNHAQGVALAARLVATSAVIVMPTDAPSLKVAATRHYGAEIVFYDRQREDREAIATEIARQSGRVVVPPYDDYAIMAGQGTAAIELLRDVPSLDALLTPVGGGGLLAGCSTVAKALAPGVRLYGVEAETANDTWLSFQKGERVRIPPPPTIADGIRNLSPGELTFPILRKHVEEILLVSDEAIREAVGFLLFRAKLLVEPTGAVPAAALLAGKLPLERGARVGVVLSGGNIDPALLAEVVRLR
- a CDS encoding TIGR03619 family F420-dependent LLM class oxidoreductase, which translates into the protein MEIKYRIGIMPGPWPSGADGTGFLWKLVDLCEHSSIDSLWFSDRLSSPIPVPEPLTTLAAVAARTERLKFGPSVLVLPFRTPVVVAKELATIDYLSGGRLLPAVGVGVELPREFEASGVPFKERGRRTDEAIEVIRRLWLEDEVTFQGEFYRLERVSIFPKPVQTPPPIWIGGKSAAALRRAGRLGDGWIPSFIAPGDFGRGVEHVQRYAREAGREVPADHFGALVNYFLTDSPENAWRLADPYIPRGRVDEATLRASTAFGPPEVVAAKLEDYVAGGGSKFVLRPLCPPALMLEQLQRLAEEVIPAFHRR
- a CDS encoding AAA family ATPase — translated: MDFTKDLELLIRSRYPIIAVETYEEERLEQALQRLAAKLGIPLFVWTITEGLRRHGADNAIYDSQLPIKALGNLAAIKGDGLYLFKDLHRHLGEADVARKLQDLARSFAKDRRAVVLSAARVTLPAELEKFAAFFRLDLPGVEELKGLVKRVVRDLSRQHTIAVDLSPEEFDLLAASLKGFTLFEAERAVTRAILQDLALTRKDLELITEIKKGLLEKEGLLEYVPPEEDLAQIGGLRNLKQWLEKRRKALEPEARQFGIEPPRGILLLGVQGSGKSLVAKAVAKAWGLPFLRLEPGRLYDKYVGESEKNLDKALRMAERMAPCVLMIDEIEKGLAYVGSSEADAGLSKRIFARLLGWFQDRKAPVFVVATCNQLSQLPPELMRKGRFDEIFFIDLPNREERGEIFAVHLKKRNRDPSAFDLDALADASEGYSGAEIEQAIVSALYTAFSHGTELSTRFLLEELAATKPLAVTRKEEIAALREWARERTVMAS